A stretch of Candidatus Hydrogenedentota bacterium DNA encodes these proteins:
- a CDS encoding DUF1559 domain-containing protein, translating into MRGKGFTLIELLVVIAIIGILAAILLPALARAREAARRSSCQNNLKQWGLVFKMYANESKGMSFPPIAAGTFNHIPGGSNVLYMDGHVEFVRCQEFNGTAPVIGTVANVLGLITPSLS; encoded by the coding sequence GTGAGAGGAAAGGGGTTCACGCTGATTGAGCTGCTGGTCGTGATCGCGATCATCGGCATCCTCGCGGCCATCCTGCTGCCCGCTCTGGCGCGCGCCCGCGAGGCCGCCCGCCGCTCCTCCTGCCAGAACAACCTGAAGCAGTGGGGGCTGGTCTTCAAAATGTACGCCAACGAGTCCAAGGGCATGAGTTTTCCGCCCATTGCCGCGGGGACCTTCAACCACATCCCCGGCGGATCCAACGTGCTTTACATGGACGGGCACGTGGAGTTCGTCCGCTGCCAGGAGTTTAACGGGACGGCGCCGGTCATCGGCACCGTCGCTAATGTGCTGGGCCTCATCACGCCCAGCCTGAGCTGA